In the genome of Epinephelus fuscoguttatus linkage group LG4, E.fuscoguttatus.final_Chr_v1, the window TGCTATGTTGTTATTTACCTTTCATAAACTCACTAGTGATGTCACCGCATAAAGATATTAAATTTCCGCCTTTGACACCGTCACAAAAACAAAGGcaagtaattaaaatattgtCATAGAGCGAAAAAATTATAACTGTTATTGTGACTAGCTAACTAAATATAGCTTTAAATATATAGACTAAACTACAGTGTTCAATGATacttagctctgtttttgtttttattacagaCTTACATATGGCCATAGAGTACAAAATGACACTGTCCAGACATCAGAAGAAAGCCAAGGAGAAAGTGCTGGTGTTGTTTCTGCACAACGTGCAGTGAGAAAGGTAAGCAAACCAGGTGGTTCATCAAACCTGGcagaatttcattcatttaaaaaaacttatTTGTATTACTGATAATGAATAAGAGATCAAGTATTTTAATTGTTGTGAAGATGATTTGTCAAAATGCCCAACCACCGTCTCCCCTCTTCCACTGTCACTATCTAAacactttgtgtctgtgtgtggtgtgaTCAACCCTATAGTTGTGCTGGACTGGTAGCAGTTACATTTATGCTGGACCAAGAAGAAAGCCTGAACTACTGATGCACCTGGAGAGCTATGTAAACAAGGAGCTTCATACTATCAGCTCCCATGAGCCAAATTTTCAGGAACTGAAACTACAGGTGTTGTGTTAATACTTTTGATATCAGAGGAAATACCATACACACCTTTCCTTGTCAGAGAGAGTGCTCACATAGCGTAATCTGCTTTGGCCACAGGTTTACCGTGATGTCTTTGGTCTTTTTATCAAAGAGTTCAGAACCTACCAACCCCTTCTTTCAGCCATCAAAAAGGAATATGAAAACACTTTAGGTCAGTACCTCTATGCTGAATCAGGCTTTGAGTATCATTAATGTGGAGCTGCAGCTGtaattatttctattttttatcaatatttttgtcattCTATCAGgttgttttttcagtttaaCAAAATGACACATGCCCATCACAACTTCTTAGATCCTGAAGTGATTGATGTCCTCAAATTACTCAATCattcacttttacttttacaaaATCATTGTTTCAGCGGTATAGTTTCACGATCGATCAGTTGAatgcctttgtttttaatctgttcAGCATATCAGCAGGATCAAATCCGACAACTTGAACCACTGCGATCCCATCTGAGGCTGGTGACAGAGGAATGTGACAGGAAGATTCAAGCTCGCTGGGCAGAGGAACAGGCTGAGATTGAGGTTTTGAAAAGAGAGAAGCAGCAACTGCAGAGGGACATTGAGGCcatgagggagaaagaaaaggcCATGCAGGCAGTGGTACATGAAGTACTTGTAAAGTGGTGTTCTAACCactattcatttattcagctATTATTCATGTGACTTTTAAGGAATACAACTTGGTGTGACTAATTTCCATATGAAATCCCTCTTTTAGATATTATCCTGAACATTTATTTCATCTGCTGTCTTTCTCTCAAATGTGTATGAAAAACCTATTTAGGTTTACAGGTAGAGATCCCCTTATCccaaaaaatgatttgtttgaGATTCAGTTCAGACAGGAAGGTCGATGCTGGATTACTATTATCTTGTCTTGCCCACCCCACTGTCGTCTATCCTTTTCTAGGTGGATCATCTGCAGTCTGAACTCTCCAACCAGTATCTGCAGTACCGGGAGGAGCGTGATGCCCGCAAGTTGCTGATCTGGCAGCTTAATGACCTAAGAAGAGGATCTGTGAAAGAGGAACATCCTGCAGATGGAAACACAGGTACAGCTGCAACTATTCTGCAATTATTCTATCAATTGACCAActgaaaattaatcaaaaaattATGTTGATAATCAATTCATAATttcaaggttgttttttttccccaaaaaaatcctgtggttgcagcttttcaaatgtgaatgtttcctgtttttctaCGTTTGTAAACTAAATATGTTTGGATTGTAGACCACTGGTCTACACAGTTCagtattattaatattttacaagTGATGGAATGTATTGATCAACATGCACTTATCCACATACCTAGTAACTACATACCAATGCACTCATTCGCACATTTAGTACACATTTAGTCATGTATTAGATATATGTCACCTCTGATCTGGTTATATTATTAGGAACActgtgttaaatatttttaaagaatAGAGTAGGTTTAGGCCCGAACATATTGGAGGGACAAGTTAGACCATGACTGTGCATCTCCAGACTTGCCCAAGACATTACATTATTATGAAGTCATATCCAGACATGCCTGGGCAATACACAATTATGTTCTGGCTTTAGTGGGAAGGATTAAGgaaaagaggtggagactcaTTAGAATTTCCACAGGCATAAAAGCGCAGAGAGTGAGTCTTCAGTCTGGTTCCGGAGCCTGACTCACaagttgtatgtgttgttgcctgtgaacacattaaactcaattGCACCTGATCCTGAGTGTCTCCAGTGACTCCTTGAGTACTGCCTTCTTGATTCGAAGTTATATTTGAGGAAAGAAGACAAGTTTTGAACAAAGGCGTCGAGGCGAGGTCCGGAGTCATCTGGCCCAACTCCAGACATCGTTTTTTACTTCGTCAGGAGGCACATCAAATactttttaagcactggggagggactgATTTGTTAGGATGATTTGCATTCTGCATAAGAAATAAGCTCTTTCAGTGATAACTCCCTCTGTGCCGTATGCTCCTTGGCTCCAACACTACCTACATTAGGTATGAATTTttcccagtcactcagggaggctaaAGGAAAATATATTTGTGGCTCAGGGGGGagtcaagataaaaaaaaacagaagaagaaacaaagtCCCCAGCCGCTACCACCTCTCATCagataaataacaaacagtccctaagcTCATTTTGGTCTAAAATTTGTTTCCATTGTGAAAGAAGAGGCTAAGGACCCTGTGGAGCTGCAGCTCGCTCTGAGGGTGTGTCGGGAGGACCTGACTAAAGCCCAGGAGGAGCTCAACAGGATGAAGGCAGACTACTGGGATGTCGTGCCAAAACGCAACTGGGACACCCtggaacaaacacacaaagaaaacctCCTGCAGGTAGCACAtggacacatactgtacacacagtacacaccTGCATGTACACATCCGTAGAATTCATAATTGCAAATCTTAACAGTATCTTTCGTGGTGTCTAGCTGAAGACGCTGCAGGGTGACTTTGATCAGTTGAAGGGTGAGTATGACACCCTGCTGAAGCTCCATAAAAAAGGCAGCATGCAGAAGGAGACACATGACCCCAGCACTGTGCAGGTACTTTATCAAACCTATTGGATCAAAAGTGGGCACAATATGTTGTGATCAGCAGATATTGAGTTGTGTCTCCAGATTTACAGTAAAGGTGATCATGTGTGAATGTATCTTAGCTTATTGGCTATGCTAATTTATTTGTTTCCAACCCTAAAAACATAACACATTCAACCCAAAATAGATAAATGTttgcacacagatttgttttgatGAGTTACACTAACCTTATTTAAAAAGTAAggtatttgctttcttgccaagagtgaTATGAAAAGATTGATACCTACCACTGTCATTTCTGCATGTATTCAATATGTAGCCaaagacagttagcttagcttagcataaagactagaaacagGGAATGCCAGCCTGGCTGTGTTCAAAGGTAAACAAAGATCCAATTACCTTTCGAcctttagacagagccaggctagctgtttccccatttctttgctaatgctaagctaaccatttACCGTCTCCAGCTTCATACCAGACTAACAAAAATCTTAGCAAAAAGGTGAACAAGCAGTTTAAaggctgtttgttgtttttcagatgGATGAGAGTGTGTCCCAAGGGCAAAGCCAGATTCAGTCCAACCACCTAAAAGAGCCGACCAACTCTGATGCCCCTGAGAGCAGCACACTCACTGTCCAGGAGTTTAGGTGATATAAATAGATGCAcacaggagcacacacacaattgtTGTCGAGTCAGTTTTCTGCACATAGCCTAAAATCTCCAACTGTGCAACGTGTGACTCCCTGTATCCTCAGACCATCAATTCAGATAAGGAAAACTTCtggtaaaaaaaagagtttttgttctctatagctgtctctgtttttctctgtcaaaaaaaaagagtctTTTGTGTATATGCACGTATGTAAAGGGCGGCCCTGAGGACAGCACTCCCTCAGAAGTCAGATGAGGAAATAGATGAACTTGTGGCCTCTGCTCAAAGTGAACCAGACAGCAGCAATGACACCATCTCTTCTCAGAGACTCCACAGCCTGGTACGTACCAACAGAGGTTTCACTGTCTTGTCAGTCTGACCATATTTCATATAATTCACTAAATTTTTGATCCATGTCTTGCATCTGCGGCCATTCTAAGACCTTTGTGCTCTCATGTGAGGAAAACACAGAATTACACTTAAACATTTTACAGAAATTGTGGCTACATAGACCAACATGGACATCTTAGTAATGCGGTGTGAAATATGCAATAGATTCAGGAAGTATTTTGACCCCTTcaatttttttacattttgatatGTTGACGCCTTTTGCCAAAAacctttaaattcattttttcctCATCAGTCGACACTCAGtactagtgttgcacggtataccggtactaaaatagtaccgcggtactagagtattccaaacggtactatactgcatttggaaaataccggtactttgaaattgattcaattcattaatttggttaatttattttactcatttatgcacacaaacgcctttcttgttcctattggagcacagattgcacaagtggtgtgtatgacaacacctgtatcaacattcgcagctggcgcaagagaaagtctgcctcgcaaagggagacaacacgagacaacacaaacttggtggaacatttgagttaccaaaccgtgacgtccgtaccgaggtacttaccgaacctgcctcagagggctttacagcatacgacatccctctgtccttaggaccctgaTGGCAGATAAGGagaaactccccccaaaaaaaaactttaatggggaaaaaacatggtagaaacctcaggaagagcaactgaggagggatcccctTTCCACGACGGACAGActtgcaatagatgtcgtacagaacagatcaacatgataaattaacagtaatccgtatcgCGTGATCgcaatataagttaacctgtgagacagtggagcacaaaggctccggagaagaagccgagttagtgacatgcagtagagccgagttagcgagatgcagtaacaggacatgagtgttagcaaaggagagagagagagagagaaagaaggagagaaggtgctcggtgtattataggagctgtattataggaggtcccccggcagactaggcctaagtcagcctatgtagggctggtacaaggcaagcctgagccagccctagcTATAAGCTTAATCAAAAAGGatagtcttaagtctagtcttaaatgtggagatggtgtctgcctcccggaccaaaacaggaagataattccacagaagaggagcctgatagctgaaggctctggctcctgatctactcgaccacgagtaaccctttttcacagcagacattttgacttgtcacagcaggaaaaccATAGGTGAATTAACAGTGGCTAAGGTCCgttaagtgtcccagtaagctgtAAGATGTTTCTACAGGTTGATTGGAGTTCACCTATTGTTAATACAACTGATTGGACATGATTTAGAAAGGCACACACCTGTCTAAGGTCTGATAGCATAAGGCTGCTACAtaacaaaaagtgaaaaaagagaacgggtctgaatacttcctgaatgcactgtattttttaatagaGTCTGAATAgtactctgctctctctctctctctctaagaTTTTACTCTCATCACTTTAATGCTTCAACAGCTAGCAGAATCCACTGTGACGACCTTACCTCCAGTTCCTGAAGAATCAGAAGAAAATTCTGCATCAGATCACCTTCCAGCCAGTGACTGACTGATgtactatttattttattaattattggTTAAAAAGGTATAGGCCAACTTCAGCCTTAATTCTCGAATCATAGATTATTGATTATTcacacaacacatttttaaacGTGCAAATATGCACAGTAATATTCCAATATCACTGTCTGCTATCAATTACTTAAAATCAAACAATGCTATTCATGTCTACTGTCATTAGAGTTGCAGCAGTACTCTCAAAattaagaaaatgttttgtgatttgaGTGACCTGACACTTTGACATTATTACAACCATGTGTGCCTTGTGGAATGAGATAATATCCTGCCAAATGCAACTTatcaaaatatgaataaatcaCTATATACTTGTAATGGTCATTCAGATTGTTTTTCATTAGTATGTTTCTTGCactcttaaaggt includes:
- the tsnaxip1 gene encoding translin-associated factor X-interacting protein 1 isoform X4 → MHLESYVNKELHTISSHEPNFQELKLQVYRDVFGLFIKEFRTYQPLLSAIKKEYENTLAYQQDQIRQLEPLRSHLRLVTEECDRKIQARWAEEQAEIEVLKREKQQLQRDIEAMREKEKAMQAVVDHLQSELSNQYLQYREERDARKLLIWQLNDLRRGSVKEEHPADGNTEEAKDPVELQLALRVCREDLTKAQEELNRMKADYWDVVPKRNWDTLEQTHKENLLQLKTLQGDFDQLKGEYDTLLKLHKKGSMQKETHDPSTVQMDESVSQGQSQIQSNHLKEPTNSDAPESSTLTVQEFRAALRTALPQKSDEEIDELVASAQSEPDSSNDTISSQRLHSLLAESTVTTLPPVPEESEENSASDHLPASD
- the tsnaxip1 gene encoding translin-associated factor X-interacting protein 1 isoform X3; its protein translation is MSPHKDIKFPPLTPSQKQRLTYGHRVQNDTVQTSEESQGESAGVVSAQRAVRKLCWTGSSYIYAGPRRKPELLMHLESYVNKELHTISSHEPNFQELKLQVYRDVFGLFIKEFRTYQPLLSAIKKEYENTLAYQQDQIRQLEPLRSHLRLVTEECDRKIQARWAEEQAEIEVLKREKQQLQRDIEAMREKEKAMQAVVDHLQSELSNQYLQYREERDARKLLIWQLNDLRRGSVKEEHPADGNTEEAKDPVELQLALRVCREDLTKAQEELNRMKADYWDVVPKRNWDTLEQTHKENLLQLKTLQGDFDQLKGEYDTLLKLHKKGSMQKETHDPSTVQMDESVSQGQSQIQSNHLKEPTNSDAPESSTLTVQEFRAALRTALPQKSDEEIDELVASAQSEPDSSNDTISSQRLHSLILLSSL
- the tsnaxip1 gene encoding translin-associated factor X-interacting protein 1 isoform X1, which encodes MSPHKDIKFPPLTPSQKQRLTYGHRVQNDTVQTSEESQGESAGVVSAQRAVRKLCWTGSSYIYAGPRRKPELLMHLESYVNKELHTISSHEPNFQELKLQVYRDVFGLFIKEFRTYQPLLSAIKKEYENTLAYQQDQIRQLEPLRSHLRLVTEECDRKIQARWAEEQAEIEVLKREKQQLQRDIEAMREKEKAMQAVVDHLQSELSNQYLQYREERDARKLLIWQLNDLRRGSVKEEHPADGNTEEAKDPVELQLALRVCREDLTKAQEELNRMKADYWDVVPKRNWDTLEQTHKENLLQLKTLQGDFDQLKGEYDTLLKLHKKGSMQKETHDPSTVQMDESVSQGQSQIQSNHLKEPTNSDAPESSTLTVQEFRAALRTALPQKSDEEIDELVASAQSEPDSSNDTISSQRLHSLLAESTVTTLPPVPEESEENSASDHLPASD
- the tsnaxip1 gene encoding translin-associated factor X-interacting protein 1 isoform X2; the encoded protein is MSPHKDIKFPPLTPSQKQRLTYGHRVQNDTVQTSEESQGESAGVVSAQRAVRKLCWTGSSYIYAGPRRKPELLMHLESYVNKELHTISSHEPNFQELKLQVYRDVFGLFIKEFRTYQPLLSAIKKEYENTLAYQQDQIRQLEPLRSHLRLVTEECDRKIQARWAEEQAEIEVLKREKQQLQRDIEAMREKEKAMQAVVDHLQSELSNQYLQYREERDARKLLIWQLNDLRRGSVKEEHPADGNTEAKDPVELQLALRVCREDLTKAQEELNRMKADYWDVVPKRNWDTLEQTHKENLLQLKTLQGDFDQLKGEYDTLLKLHKKGSMQKETHDPSTVQMDESVSQGQSQIQSNHLKEPTNSDAPESSTLTVQEFRAALRTALPQKSDEEIDELVASAQSEPDSSNDTISSQRLHSLLAESTVTTLPPVPEESEENSASDHLPASD